The window tttttttattaataatgtaaaaaaaaaacttgtaaatatgattaataattgatcatattttaatcacaatttcaaagatttaatatatatatatatatatatatatatatatatatatatatatatatatatagaattttaatagattaatttgcatatattaataaataaaattattttaatatttaatttattttacagaAAACATTAATGATATATGGTTTCCTTGGGGagtgtatttattatttttgtaacttataaaaattatgttttgttACTACCATTCTTTTCTGgtttgattttagaaaattctGGTGATGAAATcaatatactatattatttgaaaaattaaattatgataaaattatataaaaatagttttatataatatatattaaaaaatatttttattattaaatatttttatcaaatatgaaaaataagtaaatatttttgtcatattatatttaattatgtttattagtaTTCGATGTAGAATCACAGCTACCTCGAAAATTCATGACCAACGATGTATCATCCATACCGATCTAGACTTCTAGCTCAACTACGTATGAAATCTGAAAAAATGGTCCAAACAAAACAATTTGGATAAACACCtctattcaaattataatactCATATTTAATATCtctaactaaaaaaaatggtaGGTTAGTCTCATTCAACTTATGTAAATTTGATTATAAGCCTCAGTTTATGAATAATATtactcaattatatatatatatttaaatgtatacaAATTTATGACAAAAGTATTTCAAACctctcacattttttttttcttaaaacctcttccattttcattactatatatatatagataatttataaaatcaataagaataataattaataataataaaaaagtataaattaatgAGGTCTAAGAAAGAAAATACTGAGGTCTGGTCCTGTTGGTCCATGAGGATTAATCATATAAAGAGCCTCTGAATCCTTAGACCCAATAACCCTATCAAACCTAGCTCTTATATAAGTCAATTCCCCATCCACCGGCGCCGGCGCCTGACCCTTCTCCGGCGGACATGGAACCACGCCGGCACCCATCGAAACCCCTCTCAAAAGTTGCATAACATATAACTCATCATCATTCATTTCTCTTCTCCTAATCGAATACCCAATCTTTCTCCCATTACAATAAACAGCCCAAACAAATTCTTCCATCAACTTCTTCTTATGTGATTTGGTTTCACTTTCCAATGCAATTCTGATAATATCATCCGAATCCATTTCTTTGTGGAAAGTTGAAGTTAGTAATGGGAGTTCGATTATGAAGATGGGTAATCGATGTGGATCATCTTGTACAGCTAGGATTAGTCTGCCTTTCTTGTACCCGAAAAGGGTACCTGTTGTGGCATTGTCTGTTAGAAGAGGTCTTCTTTGTCTTCCTAGAAGGGCTACCATTTTGCAACCGGAAGTTAACATGGGAAAAAGCTTGAATAGGCGGAGGAATCCTCCGCCGCCGCTACTGCGGCGGCGAGAGGAGCCCTTGCTTTGTTTGCCTAGGAGAGAAAGGAGGGCTGGATTTTCCATTTTTtgtaatgaagaagatgaagttgagATTTGTATATAAATGGGTTTTAAAGGGTAAGTGGGTAGTGgataagaaagaagaagaagttagGAAAAGGTGTGTATAAATGGATGATTTTGATCAAGTGAGAATGACTCGAGGCATCCTTCCACTTGTAACAAAAGTGATTGAGTGTCCCCATTAGTTAGCTAGAGAAGGTGATTGGTTAGCTGGAATCTTGAAGTGGAGGAGTCAAATTAATGAAAGGACCCCATTTAGTTGGAAAATTATGAGCATTTGATGTATGGTTCGgatttagattatttgaaaaatgatgatttgggttgattttgaagtgagaagttgttgattttttttaacaatatttaaaggtattaatatataatgataaaataaaaaatattaatttaaaatatagagtaatatttaatactttgattaatgaattaagtgatataatagaaaaaaaagaatttgatatgatgtttttttaatttgagttgcTGAAATAACCTAAATTGAACGATGCCTTAAttttttacaaacaaattaaaagtttaatgatattttaaccttaaaaataaatttggtagAAAAAACAGAGAAAagatattattagttttttttttttttgggttagttgaatagataaaaaaaagtgatagGATCACAAGTTTGAAACATGGTTAGATCCGTATgcgttgaacttatattaaatgtaattaatttaaatttgttttttttatgtgaaaTCCTAAcataatatgatataataatcAATGTATTATGTGTTACAAGATATTTCAGAGTAACTATGTTGGAAGTGAGCTTAGTGATGGATCTATGTAAGAGTTTGGATTGCTGAACCAACccgaaaaattatatttttatttttactgcaaaaatgtgatattatctctaattttttaaaaatttcaatttaattcacgatttgtttatctatttcttaaaaaaggcaaaacttaatttatttacttgttttattcataattttctcgTTTATTTAAGCTCACTCAAATCTTTTTCAAATTCATCGTAACCCCAACTCAGATTCTTGAATCCGTCTCAGGTTGAGCCGTATAACTTCTCATTTATTAgatttgtgataaaaaaaaattcaaaaaattaatatcaaacaagctctagaaGGTGAGAGAGCTTCACTTTcaagattgattgattgatggGGGAATGAACAAGAAAGGGTGCTTTCAATTTCAACGTGATTGAAGAAGGGGCGGACCACATGGAGGAGGACCAGAAAAAGAAGCCTAATTCTAACATCTTGTTTGATCTtagtttatttttcaaataatcttgaattctaaatcttgttttattttatataacccAGAAAGATAGCTTAAATGCAAAAGTTGTTGATTAATAGATTAAATGTCGATCTATTGTTCGATTCTCATTTATTTTGATGGGTGAATTGATCAATTATTTGAGtcaatatatgtatatatgtaatgTATTaagggattatttgaaaatgaataaagtAAGAGGTAGGTTATAAAGTTTTGAATGACAATATTGGTAATGGCAGGTGTTGCATGTGGCTGTCTCATGGTTACTTGGGTTATCACTTTCAATTAATAGctttatctttctttttctttatcaCTTTCTTTTCCAAATTCACGTACATACACTCAATTATTAAGGTTTTAGGCTATCCTCTTGTTTTTCTTCCTAGCTCCAATCATGAATGCATGCTtctgttctttctttcttttttcctttttctcaatGAAAACTTTTAATGATTTCTTCAAGTGATGAATCTTCATAGCATTGATTTCCTAGAAGATGAATTGAGtgattatttcatttattaaaaacaataatcatccTAATAAGTAAACTAATGAAAAACAATGTTAATCAAGTAAAAACGGTAAAAACAAGTTAATCAACAAGGTAgcctagtggtaagagtcggtttAAGAAACCAAAATTCACGGGTTCGATTTCATCTGGAAGTGTTTTGAGTTTAAATGGGGCTATAATTGTAGGGTCATAatagttctccttaattaaaaaaacggAAAAACAAGTGAATATAAGCAATaatcattttatcatataaGTCAGTTAAGGTTTTTTCGGAGTTGGgacataattaaacattatttcactcttttttttatttaactaaaataataaaatatcttttattttatttaaaataaatattttattattatatattatatttaaatatttttaccaacaAATTACTTTTCCAAAATTTATCCTAAACAAGATTATTTAAGTCTAATTTTGAATGCATCATGCGAATAAAATAATCATCTCAATTGAAATAAGTCAAACATTTAAGCACTACATGATCATCTAATCAAATTAATCACTCAACACTTtataaagtttaatattttttatttaaatagaaaaaaatattaaatttaggtTAATCTAACATACATGCATACTTACCTCGAAATAAacctctttttaaaaaatatgacggACTAACTACTATTTCTATCTTTCAATGAAACAGCCCAATGCCAAAAACAAAAATTGCATGTTTGAGTCTTAGAAATAGTTCAGaccattttaatataaaaagtttgaTTTGTTCTacaattagaaaattaaaaatctacaattttttcatttcgttTCTTTATTCTATTTGTTGGAGTTGGTTAGTCAGTTGCATAAATCAACATCATTcaactaatataatcaaaacaactcaaattatacttttatgaaatatatattgttttcaaTTATCATTAACCAAGGCATGAAATGATAATCAAATCACACTTTAAGTCATGTTTATcaatttatatcattattttataaaacatacATTTCCTTTATTCAAATCATAGctattttcaaaattcttttaaaagctaattaattttaagagaaCTCTAAAGATAAAGAAATCAAGAATTTAACTTTTATTGATGTCTTAACTATCATATGTTTGGTTCTAAGTTTTAGCAAATCAAGCCCATAAAACTAAGGACAcatcaatttaaatttgattttcattccAAATACAAACAAGTCCTTCACCATTTGAATCTAGACTCATTAATCtactttaatattaatgttCATATTAAAAGTGAGTTCCCAATGGTTTATTAACTATGAGTTCAACTACCATCGTTTAACAATAGTAATTTAAGCAATAGCGACGCTAATTTCATCGTTACATTACTATTTCATTTACCAAATTTTGTCAATATTATCCGCATGCTTTAGTGTATATAAAGAAGCTCGATTCTCCAAAAAAGTAAAATTACAATATACAACCACCAACAAAATAATCTCAAACACCGAGATCAACAAAAAAATTACccaaaaagaaagaagataatttcttttgtaaaaGAAGGGaagcatatttttttttctcttttgttttgttGAAGTATCATTTTCTCCGTCTTATACTCTTTTATACACGACTCTTAACCAACTCAATTGGGCCGTCCATAAGTTGGTTTCAACCCTCCCAAACCACATATATCCGCAGCCGGCGGCGCATCCCAATTCttcgtcttcaatttcattatCTCGAACCAAGCAAGACATCTCTGAATATCCAATCCCATAACCCTTCTCCTCTCGGCCGCTAACCTCTTCCCCGCCTTCCTATCAAACAACTTTTCCCACCCCTTCTCCCACGCCCCATGCGCGTCACAAAGCTCTAACGTCTGATTCCCCCACTCGGTCCAACTCCAACCACGATCAAGAGCCGGCATTATCACCTCCAAACACAAACCGGAGCAAGCCGCCGTGCACGGCCTACACTTGGCACCGCTTAGCGGTCCCCTACTCGATATCGCCGCCACAGGAACCCCATTCTTATCCGGTGGAAAACTGTACCTCCTATCCGACATAACGCAAAATGGTACAGACATTGTCAGGTAGGGAATCTGTTTTACTTTGAGTTGGGCCTTGAAGGCGGACTCTGAGTTGAGTTGACGGTAGCCAGCTGAGTCGAGTTGATGTATTAGGGATAGGCGGGAGAGGGCCACCGAGGAAGTGAGGAAATCGCCTATCCCAAGGCGGTCGTTAAGACCGCCGTAGGATGAACCGGGAGGGACTACATAAAGACCGGAGATGAAATAATCGGATCTTAACGGAGTTGACCAATAAGCATCGACTCGGGTTCGAACTATCCAATCGTAGGTGAAATTATTCTCTTGTTGATAGGATTTTATCATGGTGAGGCAACCTTCTACAAGCTGGAAATATTGTAAAAGACCCTGCATGTGCATGCATGCATAGTATTTACTATTAGACCTACCATtcattattctaaataattatgatttatgaTTTATGACAAAAACAAAGTATTTGtgatatttatatgattttaatataatgataaaataaaaaaaataataatttaaaatataaaatattttaatatttttgttaataaattaagtgatataggtaataaattaaaataataataaattaattttatttaaataagatcaacaaaaagaagaagccctaataataatttatacaaaagtTTCAAATgattaagagaaataaaatctTAATGCAAGTGTGAACCTAATAAACAAAAGGTAAAAAGGtttatttttggaaaagattaactttattttttattttatttttgtttagagtTTATTTGCCGGGAATATTACAACCActatacatttaaaaattaaaaaatgaaaaccagaattgaaatattttatatctttaataaaacatttttaaaaaatttaagattctTTTTGCCTAACCAGCGCTAGTGAAATAAAGGCTATAAGTACTTGGGGAATATTcggttgtggttaatttaaattttaaattatttaaaaaaatattaattaagaataattttgagaatttgatttttttataaaaaaattttaaaagatattaatatataataataaaataatatttttttaaataaaatatattttaattaataaattaagtaacataattaataaaaaaataaaataatatataataataaagatgctttaaaaagaaaaattagtaaagTAAAAAAACCAAACTCACTTTCCTTTTTTAAAGGCTACGGACTTGATTAGATGTTTTGATCTATTTTTCAAAAGCCATTCACAAAATTTCTAGTTTTTTACATGAATATAACTTTAAGAGTTTGAATGAGGTttggttatttataaatttaattttattaaaaatatattattagtactattgatataaatgatataattatcagaaatatattttaattatacatatatttaataatatttttctaattagccATCGTAGTTTGGTAAGAACAATTAatcatcattcaaattatttttgaatcacaacctcattaataatttttaaagaattttttagGATAATTAGTCAAACAGAATtctagtttattataaattataatccagatatctaaataacaaaattaatactTTAAATAGACAAATTATGGATTTATAGctattttactaaaatataatatataaactaacAAGAAAAGTGATTCAATATATAATGGTTAGAACAAaaagacaaataaataaaaagtttgttttattctcagttaaatatattaataattataaggtACTCCATTTATGTTATCACAAAAATAACTGGGTTCTgccaataaaaaattatgattataacaattaaatttaaactcttataaatttgaagatatgtaaatattttgattttcctTAGAATTTGATTCTGGttttatgagattttttttttttttataaattctgcGTCGCTATAGTTATAACCCTTAAATCTAGAGGTGAGTCGgttagtaattttttatttatagtatatcaaaattttcagtataaaaaaattcataccgTTATTTTCGGTATGATACAAGTAACATACCGAATATTGACTATATATCACAATTTCGGTATGatattgatattatattttaatttgattttcaaaaagtaaatttttataattaaattaaaatgaaatatgtttaaagaataaaaattaatctattaaagttaaaaataaataatattaatgatcatttaattttatgaaagttCATATTGACTATCTAAAtctatatttagaaataaaaattaaatcttaataattaaaaagtattatatatatatatagatatataatttatattatttagacataattatttagaaattttaaaaatctcataaatttacatattcctttatatagaaaaaaatcaatattaaaataaatacatttacttttatctttataaaatttaaataaaaaaatattttaattaataaattaaaaatataaaaaattaattttcatccaacaattttttatttttacataaaacctcaacaaaataaataaagatattcaatataataaagGTTTTATTTCAGCTAATCCAtaaaaagttgtttttatatatttttaattattagaatatatgaaatcattattataaataatatttaataagcaTCCATCCAAGATAGTAGGAAACCGCTCCTCCTAAAGAAAcgtacacaaaaaaaaaaaaaaaaaaaaagaaaaaaaaagagtaaaatcGAGGAAGAAGGCGTAAATGTTGTTTACTTACCTGTATGCCGTTAGGCGAGTTACTAGCGGTTAGAACTCGTGCTTGTGACTCAGTTTCCGGTATATGTTTGGGCTTGAAGATCCGTACAGCGGCGATTTTGTGCGCAGATTTAAGCACAGATAACTTATACGAATTCGAATCAAGCGGACTGTGAAGAAACAGATCTGAATTCGGATAAGCACCGAGTATATTCTTCATAATCGAAGGTCCGGTCAGTTCGAATCTCCTCGCGCCTCCGACTAAACAGACGGCGATTCTCGAACGATGCAATCTCTTGCTCGCATCCGATTCGGCGACGGAGGAGGAATTAGTGACAGGTCCGCGGTTGTATAATAAGGATTTCACTGCTCCGAATGATGGAAGGGAGACTAATGGAGATGCGGTTGGAGTTATTGAGAGAAATAGGAGGAAGGAAAGTGGAAGGAGAATTAGGAGAATAACTGACCAATCTGGATCGCTGAAAAATTTCGTAAATGAAATTACCGTCGTCTTCGTCGTAGGAGGAGATATGATTTCATCTTCGTTCATCTTGTTGAAAATTGTTTGGAATTAGGAGGAAGAGATCGAGATGGATCGACgatgaatgtatatatatatatacagtaaGATGGAGTTTGAAAATGGTGAAAGTGGCTTagctagggttagggttagagATGCAGACGATTTAGGTTGAGGAAGAAGATGGTGTGAATGAATTGAGAGAGGGCAGTAGTTAAGGGTGGCGATACTTATGCACTCTCatatttcctttttcttttatttcatttctttaaatattaattgatatatattacTTTCATTCAAAACTTTCTATAACTTAAAAGTTAATTGGTTTtaaaatatcctaaattagaattatttatttaaaatttattttgtctttgatctccaaaatattgtgacaatattttattatttgtattaccaaaaaaaaaattatatttatttttttattaattttatttctttatattaagattatatgaggaaagataatataattttcttttgttcaatattatattttattttatttttgtaataaatggGTGACAATTTGAATCAGTTTCAAATTGGCTGGTTCGAGTTGACAGATTAGCAAGTTAACGGGTTGAGCAATACTAACATAAACCTCATAAACCTGATATGTTTAGTAATTAGTGTCAAAATATTTAACAGGAACCTAATTAGTTTATTTGTGATAGACCCGAATTCGACCTGATTTACTCAATTTACTCAATGTAATTAATTCGCAtctctttatttcaattaaaatgacatcaacacaaaaatgaaaatgaaattaaatcacACATAcgtttacaaaaaaaaacacaaaattcaaaaaaataaaaaattgtaaacagGTTATCGATCTACTTTA is drawn from Impatiens glandulifera chromosome 3, dImpGla2.1, whole genome shotgun sequence and contains these coding sequences:
- the LOC124932816 gene encoding protein MIZU-KUSSEI 1, with protein sequence MENPALLSLLGKQSKGSSRRRSSGGGGFLRLFKLFPMLTSGCKMVALLGRQRRPLLTDNATTGTLFGYKKGRLILAVQDDPHRLPIFIIELPLLTSTFHKEMDSDDIIRIALESETKSHKKKLMEEFVWAVYCNGRKIGYSIRRREMNDDELYVMQLLRGVSMGAGVVPCPPEKGQAPAPVDGELTYIRARFDRVIGSKDSEALYMINPHGPTGPDLSIFFLRPH
- the LOC124932292 gene encoding uncharacterized protein LOC124932292 translates to MNEDEIISPPTTKTTVISFTKFFSDPDWSVILLILLPLSFLLFLSITPTASPLVSLPSFGAVKSLLYNRGPVTNSSSVAESDASKRLHRSRIAVCLVGGARRFELTGPSIMKNILGAYPNSDLFLHSPLDSNSYKLSVLKSAHKIAAVRIFKPKHIPETESQARVLTASNSPNGIQGLLQYFQLVEGCLTMIKSYQQENNFTYDWIVRTRVDAYWSTPLRSDYFISGLYVVPPGSSYGGLNDRLGIGDFLTSSVALSRLSLIHQLDSAGYRQLNSESAFKAQLKVKQIPYLTMSVPFCVMSDRRYSFPPDKNGVPVAAISSRGPLSGAKCRPCTAACSGLCLEVIMPALDRGWSWTEWGNQTLELCDAHGAWEKGWEKLFDRKAGKRLAAERRRVMGLDIQRCLAWFEIMKLKTKNWDAPPAADICGLGGLKPTYGRPN